CGGGACCTTCCCGCGCTCCGGGTGGACCCAGCGGACGAGCGCCTCCAGACCGGCGACCTGGCCGTCGAAGCGGACCTTGGGCTGGTAGTGGAGTTCGACCTCGCCGGCGTCGAGCGCGCGGCGCAGGTCGCCGAGCAGGCCGAGCCGGTCGGGGGTGTTGGAGTCGCGCTTGGACTCGTAGACCTCGACACCCGTGCGGTCCCGCTTGGCCTGGTACATGGCGACGTCGGCGCGGCGCAGCAGGCCCTCGGCGTCGAGGGCGTGGTCGGGGAAGACGGCGACGCCGGCGCTGGCCTCCAGGACGAGGGTGAGTCCGTCGAGGTCGAGCGGGGAGGAGAGTTCCGCGACGAGATGGCGGGCGACGCGCTGGGCGCTGGTGGTGGAGTCGGCGGTGGGCAGCAGGACGGCGAACTCGTCGCCGCCGAGCCGGGCGGCCTCGGCGCCGCGGGGCAGGGCGAGGCGGAGCCGGTCGGCGATCTGGAGGAGCAGCCGGTCGCCCGCGAGGTGTCCGAGGGTGTCGTTGACCGACCGGAACCGGTCGAGGTCGATCAGGACGAGGGCGGCTCGGGCGCCTTCGCCCTCGGCCTCCTCCAGGGCCGTCCAGGCCCGCTCCAGGAGCCACTGGCGGTTGGGGAGCCCGGTCAGCGGGTCGCGCAGCTGTTCCTCGGCGCGGGCCCGGGCGATCCAGAGGGTGGAGTCGAGGGCGATGAGGGGGACGGCGAAGAGGGGCAGGAGGACGGGCCGGGTGGCGGCGACGACGCAGATGAGCGGGGCGATGCCGAGCAGGGCGACGGCGACGAGCCCCTGCCGGAGGAGGGCGGTGCGGGCGATGGTGGGCAGTCCGCGGCCCTGGGGCGCGAGCGTGTACCACAGCAGGATCCGGGTCACCACGAGGTAGGCGGCCGCGGCGAGGACGACTTCCGGGAGGTCCCCGATCGCCCAGTCGAGGGGCTGCCAGGGCTCCTCGACGGTCGGTACGTCTCCGAAGAGGGCGAGGACGAGGGCGGCGGCGCCGACCCCGAGGACGTCGGCGGCGCCGTGCAGCAGGCCCTGCCTCCAGCGGTGCCGGCGGGCGGCGCCGACGAGGGCGACGACGGTCAGCGAGACGAGTCCGGCGGGCACCCAGCCGTACAGCAGGAGCACGGCGAGGGTGAGGGCGGCGCCGGAGCCCGTACCGCCCCACCAGCGGTCGCGGCCGAGCGCGACCAGGTGACCGACGATGAGGCCGGTGAGGACGGCGAGGGACCAGCCGGCGGCCCCGCCGGGGAAGAGTCCGTGTCCGGTGCTCAGGGCCCGCTGGAGGCCGGCGACGAGCACGACGGCGGCGATGCCCACCACGGCTGCGGGCAGCCGGGAGGTCAGGCCCGTGGGGACCACACGGCCGTACGGCCGTGGGGCCGGGGCGGCGCTCTCGGTCGGTTCCATTCCCGTCCCTCTCACAGGCGGCGGTGCCGTCGGTGTGCGATGGGCCGCGCTCGCGCGGCCGTCCGTCGTCCGGCCGTCCGCCATGCGGCCGCCACCGGGCGGCCGTTCCTCATGCCACTGGGCCGTTCGTCCTGGCGCGCACGACCGGCACAGCCCTCGCGCGGACGTGCGGGACAGGACGCACGGTCACCACAGTAGGCCGCCGAGGGCTCCGACGGGCAGCGCTCTCCCTGTCTTGCCCGAATGCGACCCGGCCACCCGTAACGATCTGGTATGCGCCGAACGGGTGAACGCCCGGGCGGCCGGCGGCGGCTATTCGGCGACCGGCACCGCGGCCTCGCGAGCGGCTTCGGGACCTTGTTCGAGCAGGACGGAGAAGCCTTCCTCGTCCAGAACCGGAACCTTCAGCTGCATCGCCTTGTCGTACTTCGAACCAGGGTTTTCGCCCACGACCACAAAGGCGGTCTTCTTCGAAACGGAACCG
The sequence above is a segment of the Streptomyces sp. NBC_01255 genome. Coding sequences within it:
- a CDS encoding putative bifunctional diguanylate cyclase/phosphodiesterase, which gives rise to MADGRTTDGRASAAHRTPTAPPPVRGTGMEPTESAAPAPRPYGRVVPTGLTSRLPAAVVGIAAVVLVAGLQRALSTGHGLFPGGAAGWSLAVLTGLIVGHLVALGRDRWWGGTGSGAALTLAVLLLYGWVPAGLVSLTVVALVGAARRHRWRQGLLHGAADVLGVGAAALVLALFGDVPTVEEPWQPLDWAIGDLPEVVLAAAAYLVVTRILLWYTLAPQGRGLPTIARTALLRQGLVAVALLGIAPLICVVAATRPVLLPLFAVPLIALDSTLWIARARAEEQLRDPLTGLPNRQWLLERAWTALEEAEGEGARAALVLIDLDRFRSVNDTLGHLAGDRLLLQIADRLRLALPRGAEAARLGGDEFAVLLPTADSTTSAQRVARHLVAELSSPLDLDGLTLVLEASAGVAVFPDHALDAEGLLRRADVAMYQAKRDRTGVEVYESKRDSNTPDRLGLLGDLRRALDAGEVELHYQPKVRFDGQVAGLEALVRWVHPERGKVPPDEFIAIAESSGLMPHLTEYVLETALAQVARWRAQGLNVPVAVNVSPRDVHTPGFAGAVAARLARHGVPAGALQLEITEHVLLEDPQRAADTLNGLTGHGVKMSLDDFGTGYSSLVHLRRLPVSELKIDRSFVARLAVDTEDAEIVRCTLDLAHSLGLLVVAEGVEDDETWERLRDLGCDAVQGWLVAAAMPPAEATAWLLARGERGWRRPVDIAAELAAEVDVDHPSGQVVQ